ACTTTGTAATTAGTAATTATAGTTTTGATGATAGTACAACTTGCAATTTATTAAGAACAGGTATTAATCACACCTACTTAGTTACTGTAACTAACAAGAAGTTTATCTTTAGAATTTATCATCTTAACTGGCGAACTGAAAACGAAATTAATGAAGAACTTAAATTATTAGATTTTTTAAAAGATAATAAATTACTCGTTTCTTACCCTATAAAGGATAAACATGACAAATACGTTCAACACCTACAAGCTATAGAAGGTAATCGTTTTGGGGTGTTATTTTCTTATGCTGAAGGAGAAACCATCAGAAAACCATCGGAAAAAGTATGCTTTAATTTTGGTTTAGCCATGGCTAAACTACATCAACTAACTATTAACAAAAAAACAACTCGTAAAATTCACAATGCTGATTCTTTAGTTGGCTGGGCAATAAAAAAAGTAATTTCTAAGTTTCCTGAATCAATTAATGAAATAGCCTACTTTAAAAGAGCCTATAAAATTATCTCTTCAGAATTTGAAAATACAAATAACCTAAGAAAAGGAATTGTTCATCTCGATTTATGGCACGATAACATGAAAGTAAAAAACGAAACTGAAGTTACAATGTTCGATTTTGATAATTGCGGAGATGGTTTATTATGCTTAGATATCGGTTACTCTCTAATGTTATTTTATCGAAATGACCCTAATAAAGAACGCTTTTTGAAAAGGAAAAACTCATTTTTAAATGGTTATGAATCTATCACAGAAATATCTAATGAAGAAAAAAAACTAATTCCTTTTGGTGGGTTAGCTATTTGGTTGCATTATACAGGACAACATGTACAGCGTTTTAATGACTTCGCAAATCATTTTTTAAGTGATGAATTCTTAAAGTATTGGATAGACACCGTAGATAAATGGATGCGTTTTAACGATATTAAAATTTAATCATAAAACCTCTTTATTCTATAAGGCTAATTTTCTTACACTAAATTAAAAGTACCGTTTACTCAATAGAAAGATCCATTTACTAAATATCAATTTTAAAAGATTCTTATTATCCATAAGTTTAATTCATATTAACTTATAAAAATCTTTATTATGAAAAATCAGTTTAGTTTAGAAATCAACAGACCATGTTCTGAAAAATTTAATCAATTTGCAACTACAGAATTGGGTGGACTTTGTAATTCGTGTGAAAAAGAAGTAATCGACTTTTCTAAAATGACCTCACAAGAAGTTATTAGTTACTTTAAGAACAACAACACTAAAAACACTTGTGGCCAGTTTAAAAAACAACAATTAACTACGTATGCTCCAAAACCACAATTAAAAAGAAAATATAACTTTATAAAAGCTTTTGGTTTTGCATTGCTTTCGTTCCTTACATTTAATACTGCTAATGCTCAAAAAGGAAATCCATCTCCTGAAAAGAATACCATTAACATAAAAAACCTTCAAGGAAATATAACTGTAAAAGGAAATGTTGGTGATGAATCAGGAGATTTACCTGGTGTAAATATTCTCTTACAAGGAACTAATATTGGAGTAGAAACAGATTTTGATGGCGATTTCACTTTTCCTAAAACGCTAAAAAAAGGAGATGTTTTAATTTTTAGTTTTGTAGGTATGGAATCTCAAAAAGTAACAATTCAAGACACTAAATCTGCAGCTAATATCAATTTAAAAGTCAGTATGAAAATTGATTCTTGTATGTTGTTAGGTAAAGTAGCTGTTAAAAAAGTATACAGCTCTAAAAATAAATAATTAGAGATTAGTAGATAGTTATTGAAGCACCTTAAAAATATCCGGTTGAGAGCAGTCGAAACCTATCTTTAGCAATCTAATAGTTCTTGACAGCACTCAACCAAATAATAAAAATCATATTAATATCCTTAAAACCATGTATCTATTAATGGATACATAACCACTGACCTAAATAATAAAACTAAAACCTTTAAAATGAGAAATAGCATCTTTTTTTCACTTGTATTATACTTCAATTTAGCCAATGCTCAAATATCAGATTTTAAAGAGATTGACTTTACAAGAGCGGATAATATAGCAAAACTCAACAAAGGTGAAAGTTTAAAAAACCTTCCACTTCTTTGCTATAAATTAACACATAAATTAGCTACAAAAGTTGAAAAATTTAGAGCTATATACACATGGGTTTCTATGAATGTAAAAGGTGATAGCAAAATGCACAAAAAAGTAAGTAAAATGCGTGAAAAACTAAAGAACGATAGTATTTCTTTAGTTAAATGGAATAGAGAATACAAAAAAACAGTATTTAAAAATTTAGTAAATCGTAAAAAGACAATGTGTACTGGCTATGCCTATCTCATTAAAGAAATGGCAAATATTATAGATATTGATTGTAAAATTATTGATGGCTATGGAAGAACTTCGTCTTCTAATGTAGAAACACTAGAAGCACCAAATCATTCTTGGAATGCAGCAAAAATAGATAACAAATGGTATTTATGTGACGCTACTTGGTCTAGTGGCTATATGAATGAATATGATTCTTTTATTACTAATTATAATACGGGCTATTTTTTAACCGACCCCGTATTATTTTCAAAAAACCACTACCCTGTTCTTAAAAAATGGCTGTTAAAATCAGCACAAACAAGCACAAATTTTGTTAACTCACCTATTATTTATGGAGAAATATTTAAACATAAAATAAAAATAGTAACTCCAAAAGAAATGAAATTAACAAAAGTTAAAAAAGGAGTAATTAACTTTAAACTAAACTCATTAGAAAACATTTCTTCAAAAAAAATTTCATTAATTTGTTTTCATGGTGAAAAAGAACAAAATTTAAAAATATATGATTTGAAAAAAGAACAAAATAAAGTTGCGTTTAAATATCAATTTAAATGGAAAGGATACTATGATATACATGTGAAAATTAATAATGATATTATTGCTAGCTATACCGTAATTGTTGATAAATAAAAGTTAAAACACACGAAAAACAAGAAGTTCATCAAATGTTACATAAAATCACAGGTTTTAGCGAAAGCGGAATCTATAAAAAAGCAACTATATTATTAAAACATGGATGGCAGAAAATTTACAATATAACACTGCCATTTCCATGTTTAATATCTTTCCAAAATACGGAAGTTTATAAACCGTAATTTCTTAAAAAAAACCAATTAAAACCGCCAACACACAATACGTGTTACCTTATTACCTTGACTCATTGGAATTACTTTAAATTCTGCTACTTTTAATTTTTTCGCAGACTTTTCTAAGCTCATTACATTTTCTTTTTTTGACACTAAACTTGTAAACCACTTACTTACCGCGGGGTGAAGTGAACTTTCATACAAATAAGTATGTAAAAAAGCTTTTTCACCTCCTACATACCATAATTCATTTGAATTTCCTGCAAAATTACGAACGGCATTATTTCCTAAATTTCTAGTTTTCCTTCGATTTGCGCCTCTTGCTTCTTCTGCCGACTTATAAAATGGCGGATTACACATCGTTACCATAAAAGAATCTCCCTCTTCAATAATACCTTTTAAAACATGCTCTTCTGCAAACTGTTGCCTTAATTTAATTTTTACATCTAAATCATTATCATCAATAATATCTTGAGCAAAATCTAACGAATCTAAATCAATATCAGTAGCTACAAAATCCCAATTATATTCAGCAGTTCCTAATAAAGGATACACACAACTTGCTCCTGTACCAATATCTAAAACTTTTACATTCTCTTCTTTACCTATTAAATCTGCTAAGTGATGTATATAATCTACTCTTCCAGGAATTGGAGGACATAAATTATCGTCTGAAAAATTCCAATGCTTAATATTATAATGAGCAGCCAACAATGCTCTATTAAACTCTTTTACCGCTAAAGGGTCAGAAAAATCAATTGTTTCCTTATCAAATTTCTCTATTACAAACTCAGTAATTTTTGGGTACTTTTCTTTTAAAAATTTAAAATCATATCCATTATTGTGCTTGTTCTTCTCGTGTAATCCTTTTTTCTTTTCCATTAAAGTGTCAATACTGTAAATTCTAATTGTAATGGTTTTAAACTTTCTTTTAATCCTCTAATTAAAGTATCTCCATACTCTAAATAGTATTCAGAAAAGTTTCGCTGACGTTCTTCTAAACTTTGATTTGGTAATATTTCGTTTTGTAATAGCACAATACGGTCAACAAATTCTTGGTTGCGTCGTTTCTCTGCTCGTAACCAGCGGTTTTCTAAATTATCTAATCCCTTTATCTGCTTTCTTTCTTGCGCATTTACTGCCCCTATAAATGAAATATCTGTTTTTTCAGCTAACGTTCGTAAATCAACAAATTGCTGTTTTAAAAACTCTTTTTGAGCTGTAAAATCTACTTTTTCTTTAGATGTTTCTAATACTTTACTTTTTAGCAAACTGTTTTGCTTAACAAAAATTTCTTCTAAAGAAATAGTTAAGTTTTCTAATTTACGTTCTTGTTTTTCTGACACTAACTGTACAGAATTACGTAGTAACAAAATAGGAAAAGGAACTTTAACCTCTTCGAAATAACTTTTTAATTGTAACCAATACGCCAGCTCTCCTCCTCCACCGATATAACAAAGATTAGGTAAAATAACTTCTTGGTATAACGGACGCATGATTACATTTGGTGAAAATCGCTCTGAAAACTCATTAACTTCCTTTATTAATTCAGCATAAGTCCAAGAAATAGCTGTATTATTTACTTTATATACTTCGTCTTCAAAAACAATACGTTCACGAATTTCATCTGTTAAGTAAAATAGGTTAAGTTCTCTAGGGTTTACCTGAATTTTATATTCTTTCCCTAAATCGGCAATTGTTTCTGTTACTTTTTTATATGATATTTGTTCTTCTAATTCTCTTTCTATAAATGGAATTAATTCATTTTTTAACTCCCTATCATCAGCATCAATAATTACCAATCCATATTCACAAAATAACTCATTTGCAATATACCTGGTCGCATCAGCTAAATTAGTATGCTTTAAATAACCTTCTTTAAAAAGTTGAATTAAATATTTAGCATTTTTTGAAGTTCCTAAATGATTAGAAAAAACTTCTAAAACATCTTCTAACCCGCTTGTAGAGAAACGCCCTACACCACCTCTTTGATTAGAGTTCCATTGTACTTTTTTTCCTTTAAAATTAAAGTAATTTATTTCATCAAAATCATGATCTTCTGTAGCCATCCAATAAACAGGCACAAAGTTTTCATTTGGAAATTCGTTACTTAATTCTTCACATAAATTAATAGTTGAAATTATTTTATATAAAAAATATAGTGGTCCAGTAAATAAATTTAATTGATGTCCCGTTGTTACTGTAAATGTATTTTCTAGTAATAAGTCAGCTATATTTTGCTGTGTAGCCTCAGATGTTTTTATTGTTTCGTATTGCTTATTTAAAATAGTAACTAGTGTTTTTCTAGTTTCTTTTGAATAACTTTTCTGTTTACTTTTTATTTGGGCCTTAAAACCTTCTAACGAAGGAAAATTATTATAAAAAGGTTTTAATTGTGTAGTCTCTTCTAAATAATCTATCATTGTTTTAGAGAAAAAACCGGTGCTTTTAAAAGGTATATGTGTTACTTTCATCTACTTATTTTTTCTTTGGAACAGAGTGTAAATATAAGGTCTTTCTGATCTATACGGATTAATAAATCCGTAATTAAATTTATCAATTAACTTAAATTCTTCGCCTAATTTATCTTGCAGTTTTGCTGTATTATATCGTTGTAGCTCTAAACCACAACATTTTTCAGCTCCATTTAATGCAAAGACTGCTCTATCTAACCATAAATTAACATTATTTAAAGACTGTAACTTTTCAGAATTTATTATATTATCAGCTATAAAAGTTGCTTTTGATGCGTTCTCAGCTAATCTTTTTTCTAAACCGTTAAGTGCTTTTTCAGATAAATCGCTGGCTATCAAACTTGTGTATCCCTCAGCTAACAATTCATCTATTAACATCGATGAACCAACGCCTACTAAAATTTTAGCTTTTTTATTTAGTGCTGTCTTCTTTATTAAACCGAGTGTTTCTTTTGAAGACTCTTCAAACCATCCTAATTTTTCTGTTGTATTTTTGGTATATGCTGTATTCCAGTGCTCTTGATAATCAATTTTTGCTGGATTATTACAATCACTCTCATTTGTAGTCATAGTTCAAAAATAGTGAAATTTGATACATTGTCGAAAACAAAACAGTATTCTAACAGTTTTTTAACTACATTCTTTTTTAAATCATCAATTTAACTATTTTTACATTTATAAATTAACTTAAAAAACTAAGTAACTGTTTTGAAATTAAAAAACAGTTACATTTAAAATCTCACTTAGTGGGTTAAAAAAGAACTATGCAATTTAAACATCCTGAAATTTTATACTTCTTAAGTCTCTTAATAATCCCTATAATAGTTCACTTATTTCAATTACAACGATTTGTTAAAGTTCCGTTTACCAATGTTGCATTTTTAAAGAAATTAGTATTACAAACGCGTAAAAGTTCACACATAAAAAAATGGTTAATTTTAGCTACTCGTTTACTATTACTCGCTGCTTTAATACTAGCTTTTTCTCAACCTTATTTTAGTAATCACAAAATAAATGAGCAACAACATTTTTCACTATATTTAGACAATTCGTTAAGTACAAATACTGATGGTGAAAAAGGAAACTTACTACAAGTAGCTTCGCAAGAAATTATCGAAAACACATCAGATAAGGCTAATTATTCTTTACTTACCAACAATAGCTATCATAAAAACAAAACAGCTTCTGAGTTAAAAGAAATTTTATTAAAAATAAAAAACACTTCAAAAAAAACAGATTTAAAAAATATTCTTTTAAAAATACAGAACGAAAACAAATCAAATTCATTTTCTAAAAGCATTCTAATTTCTGATTTTCAAAACATTAAAAATGAAGACATCCGTAATTTACCTAAAAATATATCTTTAGTAAAATTAAGTCCTCAACAAAAAAACAACCTTTCTATTGACAGTGTTTTTGTGCATGATAATGGCACTACTAATTTCGAAGTAAACATTATTGTAAAAAACCAAGGAATAGGACAAAAAAACATACCAATTGCGATTTATAACGAAACCAAACTAATTAATAAACAAGTATTTTCTATTACCGAAAACACGACCAAAAAAGTTGTTTTTTCAATTATAAAAACACCTACTTTTTTAGGTAAAATTGAACTAAATTTTAAAGACACTTATAGTTTTGATAACTCTTTCTTTTTTGCAATTAACACTAATTCTAAAATTAACGTATTAAGTATCGGTAAAAACGCTAGCTTTTTAAACAGAATTTATAGTAAAAATGAATTTAATTTTAAAAGATCAAACATTCAAAATTTAAATTATAATTTAATTCAAAAACAACACCTTATTGTTTTAAATGAAATTAAAACAATTCCAGAAATACTTACTAAAAGCTTAATTGAATATGTTAAAAACGGAGGTAAACTTATTTTAATTCCACATAAAAACATAGGTATATTGTCTTATAACAATTTACTAAACAAACTTAGAATAGGTAAAATAGTATCCAATAGAGACAATGAATTAAAAATTACAACTATTAATTATAATCATCCTCTTTTAAATAACGTTTTTGAAAAAAGAGTTCGTAATTTTCAATATCCATTTGTAAAGAGCTCTTATATTTCTACATTAAAAAATGCAAGTACTATTGTTTCTTTCGAAAACAAACAACCTTTTATACAACAAATAAATGTCTCTTATTCTTCTATATACTGGATAGCTAGCTCTCTTGAAAAAGAGAATAGTAATTTTATAAACTCCCCTTTAATAGTTCCTGTTTTTTATAATATAGGTAAACAAAGTTTACGCCTTTCAAAACTCTATTACACTTTAAATAATCATAATAGTATTGCTATAAATAAACAATTAGGAAAAGATGAAATAGTAACAATTTCAAATACACAAACATCATTTATTCCGTTACAGCAAACACTTCAAAACAGTGTAAAAATCACAACAACTAACAAACCAATAGAAGCAGGATTTTATCAAATAAAAAAACAAAAAAACGTACTAAAAAACATCGCTTTTAATTACCCGACAAACGAAAGTTTATTAAGTTATTTAGACACTTCAACCATTAAACCTAAAACCTTTTCTACTTCCGTTAAAGAGACACTAAAAAATATTAATGATACGCATAAAATTCAATGGCTTTGGAAATGGTTTTTAGTTTTAGCCATTGTATCTTTGCTTATAGAAATTTTGATCTTAAAATTCTTTAAACCATGACAACGCTGCTAAAATCGGCAACAATAATTGATGCCTCTAGCCCTTACCACAAACAAACTAAAGATATTTTAATTACTGATGGAGTTATTACTCAAATTGATAATTCTATTACACTAAAGGAACCACACGAAGCTGTAAAACTAGATAACTTACATGTTTCTACTGGTTGGTTTGACACCAGTGTTTCTTTTGGAGAACCTGGTTATGAAGAGCGTGAAACAATTAAACATGGATTACTTGTAGCTGCAAAAAGTGGTTTTACTTCAGTTGCTGTTAATGCAAATACAAATCCGATAATTGATAACAAAGCTGCAGTTGAATTTTTAATTAATAAAGCTAATGGTTTTGCTACAAATTTATACCCTATAGCTGCTTTAACACAACAAAGTAAAGGTATTGAAATGTCTGAAATGTATGATATGCAACAATCTGGTGCTATTGCTTTTGGAGATCATAAAAAACCAATTGAAAACGATAACTTGTTAAAAATAGCTTTATTATATACTCAAAATTTTAATGGTCTCGTTTTAAGTTTTCCTAAGAACAATCAAATTGCGGGAGAAGGAGTTGCCAATGAAGGTGTAAATAGCACTAGACTTGGTTTAAAAGGTACTCCAGCTTTGGCTGAAGAAATGCAAATTTCCCGAGATTTATTTTTATTAGAATATACTTCTGGGAAATTACACATACCTACAATTTCAACCGAAAAATCAACAGAACTAATTAGAGAAGCTAAAAAGAAAGGTTTAGATGTTACTTGTAGTGTCGCTATTCATAATTTATTTTTAACAGATGATGAGTTGTATGGTTTTGATGGAAACAAGAAAGTAGATCCTCCCTTAAGAACTTCTAAAGACATAAAAGCTTTATTAAAGGGATTAAAAGACGGAACTATTGACATAATTACATCCGACCATAACCCTATAGACATAGAGCATAAAAAAGTAGAGTTTTCAACAGCCAAAGATGGTACTATTGGTTTAGAAAGTGCTTTTGGTGTTTTAAATTCTGTATTAGACTTAGAAACAATTAGTAAGTGTTTGAGTGAAAACCCTAAAAACAGATTTGGAATAAAAAATAATTCGATACAAAAATCGGAATTAGCAAACCTTACACTATTTACTCCATCTTTTAAATATACTTTTGAAAAAGAAAATATTATTTCAACCTCAAAAAACAGTATATTTATGAACAAAGAATTAAACGGAAAAGTGTACGGTATTTACAATAATAATCAATTAATTTTAAATTCATAGAAATGGAAAAAACACCAGCAGTAAGCGAAAAAGGAAAAACAAATGCTATCATAAGTTATATAACTTTTATAGGAACAATTATTGCAATTGTATTAAACAATACAGAAAAAAACTCTTTTACGAGTTTTCATATTAGACAAATGATTGGGTTATCTCTTTTATCAATTTTAAACTCTTTAATCATCAGTAATTATGTAAGTTATATTGCAGGAACAATTATTAGTATTGGACTATTAGTTCTTTGGATTATTGGTTTTATGGGAGTAATGAAAGGTGAAGAAAAAAAAGTTCCTCTTTTAGGAGATCAATTTCAAGAATGGTTTAAAAATATTTAAATCTAAAAACATAATTAATATGCAAATAGATTTACTTAAATTTATTTGCATTTTTTTTATAAACAAAATACATTTTACTAAATGCTAAATTACGTTGTAAGACAACCTAAAACTACTGTTAAAAATCCATCTTTATTAATTTTATTGCACGGATATGGTAGTAATGAACAAGACTTATTTTCTTTTGCAGAAGAATTATCTGATGAATTATTAATTGTTAGCGCTCAAGCACCTTATGAAATGGGAGGAGGAGCTTTTGCTTGGTATGCTATTAATTTTGATGCTAATAATGAAAAATTTTCTGACTTAGTTCAAGCTCAAAAATCTGTAGATAAAATTGCTTTATTTATTGATGAAATAAAAACAAAATATACTACAAACCCTGATAAGACATTTCTTTTAGGTTTTAGTCAAGGAGCAATTTTAAGCTACGCTTTAAGCTTTAGCTACCCGAATAAGGTACAACATGTAATTGCTTTAAGTGGTTACATTAATGACGAGTTATT
This genomic stretch from Tenacibaculum sp. Bg11-29 harbors:
- a CDS encoding phosphotransferase, whose protein sequence is MKTAPSISSIISPGYIAHFVISNYSFDDSTTCNLLRTGINHTYLVTVTNKKFIFRIYHLNWRTENEINEELKLLDFLKDNKLLVSYPIKDKHDKYVQHLQAIEGNRFGVLFSYAEGETIRKPSEKVCFNFGLAMAKLHQLTINKKTTRKIHNADSLVGWAIKKVISKFPESINEIAYFKRAYKIISSEFENTNNLRKGIVHLDLWHDNMKVKNETEVTMFDFDNCGDGLLCLDIGYSLMLFYRNDPNKERFLKRKNSFLNGYESITEISNEEKKLIPFGGLAIWLHYTGQHVQRFNDFANHFLSDEFLKYWIDTVDKWMRFNDIKI
- a CDS encoding carboxypeptidase-like regulatory domain-containing protein, producing MKNQFSLEINRPCSEKFNQFATTELGGLCNSCEKEVIDFSKMTSQEVISYFKNNNTKNTCGQFKKQQLTTYAPKPQLKRKYNFIKAFGFALLSFLTFNTANAQKGNPSPEKNTINIKNLQGNITVKGNVGDESGDLPGVNILLQGTNIGVETDFDGDFTFPKTLKKGDVLIFSFVGMESQKVTIQDTKSAANINLKVSMKIDSCMLLGKVAVKKVYSSKNK
- a CDS encoding transglutaminase domain-containing protein, producing MRNSIFFSLVLYFNLANAQISDFKEIDFTRADNIAKLNKGESLKNLPLLCYKLTHKLATKVEKFRAIYTWVSMNVKGDSKMHKKVSKMREKLKNDSISLVKWNREYKKTVFKNLVNRKKTMCTGYAYLIKEMANIIDIDCKIIDGYGRTSSSNVETLEAPNHSWNAAKIDNKWYLCDATWSSGYMNEYDSFITNYNTGYFLTDPVLFSKNHYPVLKKWLLKSAQTSTNFVNSPIIYGEIFKHKIKIVTPKEMKLTKVKKGVINFKLNSLENISSKKISLICFHGEKEQNLKIYDLKKEQNKVAFKYQFKWKGYYDIHVKINNDIIASYTVIVDK
- the rlmF gene encoding 23S rRNA (adenine(1618)-N(6))-methyltransferase RlmF; this encodes MEKKKGLHEKNKHNNGYDFKFLKEKYPKITEFVIEKFDKETIDFSDPLAVKEFNRALLAAHYNIKHWNFSDDNLCPPIPGRVDYIHHLADLIGKEENVKVLDIGTGASCVYPLLGTAEYNWDFVATDIDLDSLDFAQDIIDDNDLDVKIKLRQQFAEEHVLKGIIEEGDSFMVTMCNPPFYKSAEEARGANRRKTRNLGNNAVRNFAGNSNELWYVGGEKAFLHTYLYESSLHPAVSKWFTSLVSKKENVMSLEKSAKKLKVAEFKVIPMSQGNKVTRIVCWRF
- the bshC gene encoding bacillithiol biosynthesis cysteine-adding enzyme BshC — its product is MKVTHIPFKSTGFFSKTMIDYLEETTQLKPFYNNFPSLEGFKAQIKSKQKSYSKETRKTLVTILNKQYETIKTSEATQQNIADLLLENTFTVTTGHQLNLFTGPLYFLYKIISTINLCEELSNEFPNENFVPVYWMATEDHDFDEINYFNFKGKKVQWNSNQRGGVGRFSTSGLEDVLEVFSNHLGTSKNAKYLIQLFKEGYLKHTNLADATRYIANELFCEYGLVIIDADDRELKNELIPFIERELEEQISYKKVTETIADLGKEYKIQVNPRELNLFYLTDEIRERIVFEDEVYKVNNTAISWTYAELIKEVNEFSERFSPNVIMRPLYQEVILPNLCYIGGGGELAYWLQLKSYFEEVKVPFPILLLRNSVQLVSEKQERKLENLTISLEEIFVKQNSLLKSKVLETSKEKVDFTAQKEFLKQQFVDLRTLAEKTDISFIGAVNAQERKQIKGLDNLENRWLRAEKRRNQEFVDRIVLLQNEILPNQSLEERQRNFSEYYLEYGDTLIRGLKESLKPLQLEFTVLTL
- a CDS encoding class I SAM-dependent methyltransferase; this translates as MTTNESDCNNPAKIDYQEHWNTAYTKNTTEKLGWFEESSKETLGLIKKTALNKKAKILVGVGSSMLIDELLAEGYTSLIASDLSEKALNGLEKRLAENASKATFIADNIINSEKLQSLNNVNLWLDRAVFALNGAEKCCGLELQRYNTAKLQDKLGEEFKLIDKFNYGFINPYRSERPYIYTLFQRKNK
- a CDS encoding BatA domain-containing protein; amino-acid sequence: MQFKHPEILYFLSLLIIPIIVHLFQLQRFVKVPFTNVAFLKKLVLQTRKSSHIKKWLILATRLLLLAALILAFSQPYFSNHKINEQQHFSLYLDNSLSTNTDGEKGNLLQVASQEIIENTSDKANYSLLTNNSYHKNKTASELKEILLKIKNTSKKTDLKNILLKIQNENKSNSFSKSILISDFQNIKNEDIRNLPKNISLVKLSPQQKNNLSIDSVFVHDNGTTNFEVNIIVKNQGIGQKNIPIAIYNETKLINKQVFSITENTTKKVVFSIIKTPTFLGKIELNFKDTYSFDNSFFFAINTNSKINVLSIGKNASFLNRIYSKNEFNFKRSNIQNLNYNLIQKQHLIVLNEIKTIPEILTKSLIEYVKNGGKLILIPHKNIGILSYNNLLNKLRIGKIVSNRDNELKITTINYNHPLLNNVFEKRVRNFQYPFVKSSYISTLKNASTIVSFENKQPFIQQINVSYSSIYWIASSLEKENSNFINSPLIVPVFYNIGKQSLRLSKLYYTLNNHNSIAINKQLGKDEIVTISNTQTSFIPLQQTLQNSVKITTTNKPIEAGFYQIKKQKNVLKNIAFNYPTNESLLSYLDTSTIKPKTFSTSVKETLKNINDTHKIQWLWKWFLVLAIVSLLIEILILKFFKP
- a CDS encoding dihydroorotase family protein, with the translated sequence MTTLLKSATIIDASSPYHKQTKDILITDGVITQIDNSITLKEPHEAVKLDNLHVSTGWFDTSVSFGEPGYEERETIKHGLLVAAKSGFTSVAVNANTNPIIDNKAAVEFLINKANGFATNLYPIAALTQQSKGIEMSEMYDMQQSGAIAFGDHKKPIENDNLLKIALLYTQNFNGLVLSFPKNNQIAGEGVANEGVNSTRLGLKGTPALAEEMQISRDLFLLEYTSGKLHIPTISTEKSTELIREAKKKGLDVTCSVAIHNLFLTDDELYGFDGNKKVDPPLRTSKDIKALLKGLKDGTIDIITSDHNPIDIEHKKVEFSTAKDGTIGLESAFGVLNSVLDLETISKCLSENPKNRFGIKNNSIQKSELANLTLFTPSFKYTFEKENIISTSKNSIFMNKELNGKVYGIYNNNQLILNS
- a CDS encoding alpha/beta hydrolase, producing MLNYVVRQPKTTVKNPSLLILLHGYGSNEQDLFSFAEELSDELLIVSAQAPYEMGGGAFAWYAINFDANNEKFSDLVQAQKSVDKIALFIDEIKTKYTTNPDKTFLLGFSQGAILSYALSFSYPNKVQHVIALSGYINDELLPKKITNDNTDYYISHGTVDQVLPVDWARKAPAFLEANNLKNEYSEYPVGHGVAPQNFYSFKSWIDKRL